From a single Microbacterium murale genomic region:
- a CDS encoding ABC transporter permease has product MTSTMNVKIPSDRIAAPSPWRAFGRMVGTLWGNGKARIGLCILAFFVLVAVFAPLIAPYGPKDNGFERNADASAAHWLGTTAAGEDVLSQLIYGSQISLLVGFAAGILSTIVAILIGLSWGYMRGFSAEVVGFIVNLFLVIPGLPLMIVIAAYLQNGGILMIIAVIVVTGWAWGARVLRSQTQSLRGNDFVSSAQFSGDSPARIVFREILPNMTSIIAGTLFGAATAAILAEAGLEFLGLGDSSIVSWGTMLYWAQNSNSLLTGQWLLLFAPGLCIALLALSLTLINFGVDGISNPRLREGKGR; this is encoded by the coding sequence ATGACTTCTACGATGAACGTCAAGATTCCCAGCGACCGGATCGCCGCGCCCAGCCCGTGGCGCGCGTTCGGACGGATGGTCGGCACTCTGTGGGGCAACGGGAAAGCCCGGATCGGGCTGTGCATTCTCGCCTTCTTCGTGCTCGTGGCCGTGTTCGCGCCGTTGATCGCGCCCTACGGGCCGAAGGACAACGGCTTCGAGCGCAACGCCGATGCCTCAGCTGCGCACTGGCTGGGAACGACGGCGGCCGGCGAGGACGTGCTCAGCCAGCTGATCTACGGCTCGCAGATCAGCCTCCTGGTCGGCTTCGCCGCCGGCATCCTCTCGACGATCGTCGCGATCCTGATCGGCCTGAGCTGGGGGTACATGCGCGGCTTCTCCGCCGAAGTGGTCGGCTTCATCGTCAACCTCTTCCTCGTCATCCCCGGACTGCCGCTCATGATCGTGATCGCCGCGTATCTGCAGAACGGCGGCATCCTGATGATCATCGCCGTGATCGTCGTGACCGGCTGGGCGTGGGGTGCGCGAGTCCTTCGCAGCCAGACGCAGTCCCTGCGAGGAAACGACTTCGTGTCGTCAGCGCAGTTCTCCGGCGACAGCCCGGCCCGGATCGTGTTCAGAGAGATCCTTCCGAACATGACGTCGATCATCGCCGGCACGCTCTTCGGCGCGGCGACCGCTGCGATCCTCGCCGAAGCGGGCCTGGAATTCCTCGGTCTCGGCGACTCCAGCATCGTCAGCTGGGGCACGATGCTCTACTGGGCGCAGAACTCCAACTCGCTGCTGACAGGGCAGTGGCTGCTGCTCTTCGCTCCTGGTCTCTGCATCGCGCTGCTGGCGCTGAGTCTCACGCTCATCAACTTCGGCGTGGACGGCATATCCAATCCGCGTCTGCGAGAGGGGAAAGGGCGATGA
- a CDS encoding ABC transporter substrate-binding protein — MSKTHMFRRWRRAAVVGLAAVAVALSGCSIQISSQPDPSIGDDTMLINADKGNPFFTRNFNPYLTNTRTAARWMYEPLILINPLDGTQNPWLASEWSQPDARTIVMTIREGVQWSDGEELTPDDVAFTFQLLKDTPALDIKGAWQHLDSVEVDGGDVVFHLKSEDAPSLSIIGQTMIVPEHLWSDVEDPGTWRNEKPVGTGPFVLGNYNDQQYSMDRNPDYWQADSIEIEHIILPATNSQLDTVTRGYDWAYSFISDVEGSWGAASPDNAWWFPPGGVIALMPNLEVAPFDDVNVRRGIALALDRDEIAETASEGYMEPAGQTGLILPNQEEYLNPDIPDDGILTQDTEAALAAFAESGYTLEGDRLVGQDGEQLEFSLTTANGFSDWTRAAQTVQRQLAAVGVKVSLKLPQPAGYQSAISNGDFEMAIGGMGNGDVYQAFNNLLSSEFYVPVGETTANNFQRYQSDDADALLAEYRGTVDPARQQEIVNELQTLVYDDLPVIGLYYGGIWGLFNDGKFTGWPSEEDPYMIPQNYDSAPLMIFTRLERVKGEDQ; from the coding sequence GTGTCGAAGACGCACATGTTCCGGCGCTGGCGGAGAGCCGCGGTGGTGGGGCTCGCAGCTGTGGCGGTGGCCCTCAGCGGGTGCAGCATCCAGATCAGTTCACAGCCCGATCCATCGATCGGCGATGACACGATGCTGATCAACGCGGACAAGGGCAACCCGTTCTTCACTCGCAATTTCAACCCGTATCTCACCAACACGCGCACAGCCGCGCGTTGGATGTACGAGCCGCTCATCCTGATCAATCCGCTCGATGGCACACAGAATCCGTGGCTGGCTTCGGAGTGGTCGCAGCCGGACGCCCGCACGATCGTCATGACGATCCGCGAAGGCGTCCAGTGGAGCGACGGTGAAGAACTCACGCCTGATGACGTCGCCTTCACCTTCCAGCTCTTGAAGGACACGCCTGCGCTCGACATCAAGGGCGCCTGGCAGCATCTCGACAGCGTGGAGGTCGACGGCGGCGACGTCGTCTTCCACCTGAAGAGCGAGGATGCTCCGTCGCTCTCGATCATCGGGCAGACGATGATCGTCCCCGAACACCTCTGGTCGGATGTCGAGGACCCGGGAACGTGGCGGAACGAGAAGCCCGTCGGCACCGGTCCGTTCGTGCTCGGCAACTACAACGATCAGCAGTACTCGATGGACAGGAATCCCGACTACTGGCAGGCCGATTCGATCGAGATCGAGCACATCATCCTTCCGGCGACGAACTCCCAGCTCGACACCGTCACGCGAGGCTACGACTGGGCGTACTCCTTCATCTCCGATGTGGAGGGCAGCTGGGGTGCCGCGAGCCCCGACAACGCCTGGTGGTTCCCGCCGGGAGGTGTGATCGCGCTCATGCCGAATCTCGAAGTCGCCCCGTTCGACGACGTCAACGTCCGCCGCGGCATCGCCCTCGCGCTCGATCGTGACGAGATCGCCGAGACCGCCTCCGAGGGATACATGGAACCCGCGGGCCAGACCGGACTCATCCTGCCGAATCAGGAGGAGTATCTGAACCCGGACATCCCAGACGACGGAATACTCACCCAGGACACGGAAGCGGCGCTCGCAGCCTTCGCCGAGTCCGGCTACACGCTGGAAGGCGACCGCCTGGTCGGCCAGGACGGCGAGCAGCTCGAGTTCTCCCTCACCACCGCCAACGGCTTCTCCGACTGGACGCGTGCGGCGCAGACCGTGCAGCGACAGCTTGCGGCGGTCGGGGTGAAAGTCAGCCTGAAACTTCCGCAGCCAGCGGGGTATCAGAGTGCGATCAGCAACGGCGACTTCGAGATGGCCATCGGCGGCATGGGCAACGGCGATGTCTACCAGGCCTTCAACAACCTCCTCTCCAGCGAGTTCTACGTGCCCGTCGGAGAGACCACGGCGAACAATTTCCAGCGCTATCAGTCCGATGATGCCGACGCACTGCTCGCGGAGTACCGCGGCACCGTGGATCCGGCACGTCAGCAGGAGATCGTGAACGAGTTGCAGACACTCGTGTACGACGACCTGCCCGTCATCGGCCTGTACTACGGCGGCATCTGGGGCCTGTTCAACGACGGCAAGTTCACCGGCTGGCCCTCAGAGGAGGACCCGTACATGATCCCGCAGAACTACGACTCCGCTCCGTTGATGATCTTCACGCGGCTGGAACGAGTGAAGGGGGAGGACCAGTGA
- a CDS encoding LacI family DNA-binding transcriptional regulator, giving the protein MAKAPTVYDVADRAGVSIATVSRVLRTPDAVRPVTRDRVLDAVTALGYVPSGSARGLAERRTGVIGLYFPGFDAAEEAPTLDVLSAGATHPFTIVRDEGATPASAEEDPESMLFLDEVLRGAELEAWKQGFVLMVGVGRNDPDRSTVRDMAGRVDGLVVLARSVPDDVLARLAARIPVVVLSGPPRGDSYDHVTVSNTEAMTELTRLVLAQSDGRPPAFLAGPVDSPDGAQRWQGFSAAIAEAGISLDDVAVVRGDFTRKSGRRAAEELMANGLPAALMSANDQMALGALDAFRAAGVTVPDDLLVTGFDGIDAAAVSHPRLTTVRQPMIELGRAAVQVLVNRLECPDTAPIFVRLPLEITLRESSQRRP; this is encoded by the coding sequence GTGGCGAAGGCCCCGACGGTGTACGACGTCGCGGATCGGGCAGGTGTCTCGATCGCGACGGTCTCCCGGGTGCTTCGGACGCCGGACGCGGTGCGTCCGGTCACTCGCGACCGGGTTCTCGATGCTGTGACCGCTCTGGGTTACGTTCCGAGTGGCAGCGCCCGGGGTCTTGCGGAACGACGTACCGGCGTGATCGGTCTGTACTTTCCGGGATTCGATGCCGCTGAGGAGGCACCGACGCTCGATGTGCTCTCTGCAGGTGCGACGCATCCGTTCACGATCGTTCGCGATGAAGGAGCGACGCCGGCGAGTGCAGAGGAGGATCCGGAGTCGATGCTCTTCCTCGACGAAGTGCTCCGTGGCGCCGAGCTGGAGGCGTGGAAACAAGGATTCGTCCTCATGGTCGGAGTGGGCAGGAACGACCCCGACCGCTCCACAGTGCGCGACATGGCTGGGCGAGTGGATGGACTCGTCGTCCTGGCGCGCAGCGTTCCCGACGACGTGCTCGCGCGGCTTGCCGCGCGGATCCCGGTCGTGGTGCTCTCCGGCCCGCCAAGGGGGGACAGCTACGACCACGTCACCGTGAGCAACACAGAGGCGATGACCGAACTCACCAGGCTCGTGCTGGCGCAATCGGATGGGCGGCCACCGGCGTTCCTCGCCGGACCGGTCGACTCACCGGACGGCGCGCAGCGGTGGCAGGGCTTCTCGGCAGCGATCGCCGAGGCGGGTATCTCCCTCGACGACGTCGCGGTAGTGCGGGGCGACTTCACGCGCAAATCGGGGCGTCGCGCGGCGGAGGAGTTGATGGCGAATGGGCTGCCCGCGGCGCTGATGTCGGCGAACGACCAGATGGCGCTCGGTGCGCTGGACGCCTTCCGTGCGGCCGGAGTCACGGTGCCGGACGATCTGCTGGTCACCGGGTTCGACGGCATCGACGCGGCTGCGGTGTCCCACCCGCGACTGACCACAGTCCGTCAGCCGATGATCGAGCTGGGTCGAGCTGCTGTGCAGGTGCTGGTGAACCGGTTGGAGTGCCCGGACACCGCCCCGATCTTCGTTCGTCTTCCCCTCGAGATCACGCTGCGCGAGAGTTCGCAGCGGCGACCCTGA
- a CDS encoding ABC transporter permease: MKYLLQKLGLFVLTLWAAITLNFFLPRLMPGSPADAAIAKLSQNGPVSDATRAAIEAQLGVPTGSMWDQYVTYLGQVARLDFGVSYTFYPQSVASMVSTALPYTIVLVGVVTVLAFVLGTLIGVAAAWRRGTWLDSLPTLTGSFLSTFPYFWTALLLLFFLGYVLHWFPTTGAYSATTTPGFTGEFIVDLIRHAALPALTILLTSLGGWIIGMRNAMINTLGDDYVTFAEANGLRGRTIALRYAARNAILPNLTGFGLTLGGVVGGSILVEQVFGYPGIGYLLFNAVIGQDYPLMQALFLMITVSVLIANFLVDILYGVLDPRTRR; the protein is encoded by the coding sequence GTGAAGTATCTGCTCCAGAAGCTCGGGCTGTTCGTGCTCACCCTGTGGGCGGCGATCACGCTGAACTTCTTCCTCCCGAGGCTGATGCCCGGCTCACCGGCAGACGCGGCGATCGCCAAACTGTCGCAGAACGGTCCGGTCTCCGACGCCACGCGAGCGGCGATCGAGGCTCAGCTGGGCGTGCCGACCGGCTCGATGTGGGACCAGTACGTGACCTACCTCGGGCAGGTCGCTCGCCTCGACTTCGGCGTCTCGTACACGTTCTACCCGCAGTCCGTGGCCAGCATGGTGTCCACGGCCCTACCGTACACGATCGTCCTGGTGGGCGTCGTGACGGTCCTCGCCTTCGTCCTCGGCACGCTCATCGGTGTCGCCGCTGCGTGGCGTCGAGGCACCTGGCTCGACTCGCTGCCGACGCTGACGGGATCGTTCCTCAGCACGTTCCCGTACTTCTGGACGGCACTGCTGCTGCTGTTCTTCCTCGGCTACGTGCTGCACTGGTTCCCGACGACCGGCGCGTACTCCGCGACGACGACACCGGGCTTCACCGGCGAGTTCATCGTCGATCTCATACGTCACGCCGCGCTTCCCGCCCTGACGATCCTGCTCACCTCGCTCGGTGGATGGATCATCGGCATGCGCAACGCGATGATCAACACGCTCGGTGATGACTACGTCACATTCGCGGAGGCCAACGGGCTGCGCGGCCGCACTATCGCTCTCCGCTACGCTGCCCGCAACGCGATCCTGCCGAACCTCACCGGGTTCGGGCTCACGCTGGGCGGCGTGGTCGGCGGATCGATCCTCGTGGAGCAGGTGTTCGGATATCCGGGTATCGGATATCTGCTCTTCAACGCCGTGATCGGACAGGACTATCCGCTCATGCAGGCGCTCTTCCTGATGATCACCGTCAGCGTGCTCATCGCCAACTTCCTCGTCGACATCTTGTACGGCGTACTGGACCCAAGGACTCGCCGATGA
- the rsmI gene encoding 16S rRNA (cytidine(1402)-2'-O)-methyltransferase, producing MIILAATPIGNLGDASRRLIEVLENAEIVAAEDTRTTAHLLRALQIENRPRLIALHDHNEKHLAVELAALAVEQDIVVVSDAGMPAVSDPGYGLVAEAVAQGVTVTAIPGPSAVLMALAISGLPTDRFTFEGFLPRKPGERRTALAKLAAEPRTMLFFESPARLASSLADMGGAFGPERRIAVCRELTKFYEEVRRGTASELVEWAEKGVKGEIVVVVEGAPPREMSPEDAGAQVQALVDGGMRLKEACAEVAAATGLSSRDLYQQALVARKS from the coding sequence GTGATCATCCTCGCCGCGACTCCGATCGGAAACCTCGGCGATGCGTCTCGTCGCCTCATCGAAGTGCTCGAGAACGCCGAGATCGTCGCGGCTGAAGACACCCGCACCACAGCTCACCTGCTTCGCGCGCTGCAGATCGAGAATCGGCCGAGACTGATCGCCCTGCACGACCACAACGAGAAGCACCTGGCAGTAGAGCTCGCCGCACTCGCCGTCGAGCAGGACATCGTGGTGGTCAGCGACGCAGGGATGCCGGCGGTCAGCGACCCAGGGTATGGCCTGGTCGCCGAGGCCGTCGCACAAGGAGTCACGGTCACCGCCATTCCGGGGCCGAGCGCGGTTCTCATGGCGCTCGCGATCTCGGGGCTGCCGACCGACCGCTTCACATTCGAAGGCTTCCTGCCGCGGAAGCCGGGGGAGCGACGTACGGCTCTGGCGAAGCTCGCCGCTGAGCCGCGCACGATGCTGTTCTTCGAATCACCCGCGCGCCTCGCCTCGTCCCTCGCCGACATGGGCGGCGCATTCGGCCCCGAACGCCGCATCGCCGTCTGCCGCGAGCTGACGAAGTTCTACGAAGAAGTGCGCCGAGGCACGGCATCCGAGCTCGTCGAATGGGCCGAGAAGGGCGTCAAGGGCGAGATCGTCGTCGTCGTCGAGGGCGCACCTCCTCGAGAGATGTCGCCGGAGGATGCCGGCGCCCAGGTGCAGGCGCTCGTCGACGGCGGTATGCGTCTGAAGGAAGCCTGTGCAGAGGTCGCCGCGGCGACAGGTCTGAGTTCACGCGACCTCTACCAGCAGGCACTCGTGGCCAGGAAGTCATGA
- a CDS encoding class I SAM-dependent methyltransferase — MTDASIAAAYDERAAEYIEIAGEIAQMDAADRERISTWRDASSGRLLDAGCGPGIWTEFLHDGHRDVVGVDISAAFLAAARFRAPGLVFQRASLRALPFEDASLGGILAWYSVIHTPPEDVPAILAEFARVLAPGGSLLLGYFEGPPREDFAHAVAPAYFWSADALSALLADAGLAVVSTERRDRVPGEVSHRPHGALTARRL; from the coding sequence GTGACGGATGCGTCCATCGCCGCCGCCTATGATGAGCGAGCTGCGGAGTACATCGAGATCGCCGGAGAGATCGCGCAGATGGATGCCGCGGACCGCGAGCGCATCAGCACGTGGCGCGATGCGTCTTCGGGACGATTGCTGGACGCAGGATGCGGCCCTGGGATCTGGACGGAGTTCCTCCACGACGGGCACCGCGACGTCGTCGGCGTTGACATTTCTGCAGCGTTCCTGGCTGCTGCTCGCTTCCGCGCGCCGGGTCTTGTCTTCCAGCGGGCCTCTCTCCGCGCCCTTCCGTTCGAAGACGCGTCGCTCGGCGGCATCCTGGCATGGTATTCGGTGATCCACACGCCGCCCGAAGACGTTCCCGCGATCCTGGCGGAGTTCGCCCGCGTCCTCGCGCCGGGTGGCTCGCTTCTCCTCGGCTACTTCGAGGGTCCGCCTCGCGAAGACTTCGCCCACGCCGTAGCGCCCGCATATTTCTGGTCTGCGGATGCCCTGTCGGCCCTTCTCGCGGATGCCGGCCTTGCCGTCGTCTCGACTGAACGGCGTGACCGGGTGCCCGGTGAGGTGAGTCACCGTCCGCACGGCGCTCTGACGGCCCGCCGCCTCTGA